In Brienomyrus brachyistius isolate T26 chromosome 14, BBRACH_0.4, whole genome shotgun sequence, the following proteins share a genomic window:
- the LOC125707464 gene encoding delta-like protein 4 translates to MAALFTFTFALSLTISTQVWGSGIFELDLHDFKNNNGLLVNGTACKPDCRTFFRICLKNYQTVVSPGDCIFGSVITPVLGTNSFSVRQSSSFSKPIRMPFNFGWPGSFSLIIEAWYSPSADLPADTNNPELLISSFAIQKKLEVGDEWSPDVQNFKQTELRYSYRFICNENYYGESCSKKCAPRDDHFGHYTCDPDGQISCLPGWKGEYCEQPICLEGCSKGKGNCSKPGECVCRDGWQGAFCDQCKPYPACKHGTCQLPNQCNCEEGWGGLFCDQDLNYCTHHKPCRNGATCMNTGQGSYTCTCQPGFTGVNCELEVKECDSQPCRNGGRCMDLESGYHCVCLQGFEGPHCEHSLLTCADSPCFHNGKCHEKDNGRSYTCECPRGFTGLNCEKKVDMCTSLPCANGGQCYIIGNLRFCSCRAGFTGQHCEININECAASPCANGGTCMDRVNDYSCICAPGFSGHNCDRPADECILQPCLNGGTCSGGHGRPFVCTCATSYFGNLCQNYQPLVPSAPSPTQQEKPSDTYQWAAVSLGMGLVVLLVLLCMVVVVLRHVQHQRGRDGPDRDAMNNLSDFQKDNLISASQLKNTNKKVDLEVDCGLEKSNYKHNNYHLDYKSSKEYKDDMSQDDRTHSYEKCPEEKTPLSRMYSEKPECRISTICSPRDSMYQSVYVIAEERNECVIATEV, encoded by the exons ATGGCAGCTCTGTTCACCTTTACCTTCGCACTTAGCTTAACGATTTCAACGCAG gTCTGGGGATCCGGAATATTCGAGCTCGACCTGCACGATTTCAAGAATAATAATGGACTGCTAGTAAATGGGACAGCGTGCAAACCAGACTGCAGGACTTTTTTCCGAATTTGCTTGAAAAACTACCAAACGGTGGTGTCTCCAGGTGACTGTATCTTCGGCAGCGTCATTACTCCCGTCCTGGGCACGAACTCGTTTAGCGTCAGGCAAAGCAGCAGTTTCAGCAAACCAATTCGAATGCCGTTCAACTTTGGATGGCCG GGGTCATTTTCTTTAATTATTGAAGCCTGGTATTCTCCCTCGGCGGATCTACCTGCAG ACACAAACAACCCCGAATTATTGATTAGCTCTTTTGCCATCCAAAAAAAGTTGGAAGTAGGGGATGAGTGGTCTCCTGATGTACAGAACTTCAAGCAGACGGAGCTAAGGTATTCTTACCGGTTCATCTGCAATGAAAATTACTACGGCGAAAGTTGTTCCAAAAAATGCGCACCCAGGGACGACCATTTTGGCCACTACACCTGCGACCCTGATGGGCAAATATCCTGTCTCCCTGGCTGGAAGGGAGAATACTGCGAACAAC CGATCTGTCTGGAGGGATGTAGCAAAGGGAAGGGCAACTGCTCCAAGCCAGGGGAGTGCGT GTGCAGGGATGGTTGGCAGGGAGCATTCTGTGATCAATGTAAGCCATACCCAGCCTGCAAGCACGGAACCTGCCAACTGCCGAACCAGTGCAACTGCGAGGAGGGCTGGGGCGGACTCTTCTGTGACCAGG ATCTGAACTATTGCACCCACCACAAGCCGTGCCGGAATGGGGCAACTTGCATGAACACGGGCCAGGGAAGCTACACCTGTACCTGTCAGCCGGGCTTCACTGGGGTCAACTGCGAGCTGGAGGTCAAGGAATGCGACAGCCAGCCCTGTCGCAACGGAGGGAGGTGCATG GACTTGGAGAGCGGATaccactgtgtgtgtctgcaaggCTTCGAGGGGCCACACTGCGAGCACAGCCTCCTGACATGTGCCGACTCCCCCTGCTTCCACAACGGGAAGTGCCACGAGAAGGACAACGGCCGCAGCTACACCTGCGAGTGCCCCCGCGGCTTCACGGGACTCAACTGCGAGAAGAAAGTCGACATGTGCACATCCCTCCCCTGTGCAAATG GTGGGCAGTGCTACATCATCGGCAACCTGAGGTTCTGCAGCTGCCGGGCCGGTTTCACGGGTCAACACTGTGAGATCAACATCAACGAGTGTGCGGCAAGCCCCTGTGCCAACGGCGGAACCTGCATGGACCGCGTCAATGACTATAGCTGCATCTGCGCCCCCGGCTTCTCAGGACACAACTGCGACCGTCCGGCCGACGAGTGCATCCTGCAGCCCTGCCTGAATGGTGGGACGTGCTCCGGTGGTCATGGCAGGCCATTCGTGTGCACCTGTGCAACCAGCTATTTCGGCAACCTCTGCCAGAATTACCAGCCGCTGGTGCCGTCCGCCCCGAGCCCCACCCAGCAGGAGAAGCCGAGTGACACCTACCAGTGGGCAGCCGTGTCCCTCGGCATGGGCCTGGTGGTTCTGCTGGTGCTGCTCTGCATGGTGGTGGTCGTCTTGCGACACGTGCAGCACCAACGAGGCCGGGACGGGCCTGACAGGGACGCCATGAACAACCTGTCCGACTTCCAGAAGGACAACCTTATCTCAGCCTCGCAGCTGAAGAACACCAACAAGAAGGTGGACCTGGAAGTAGATTGTGGCCTGGAGAAGTCCAACTACAAACACAATAACTACCACTTGGACTACAAATCCTCCAAGGAATACAAGGACGACATGTCGCAGGATGACAGGACTCACAGTTACGAAAAGTGCCCCGAAGAGAAAACACCGTTGAGTAGAATGTACAG TGAAAAGCCAGAGTGTAGGATATCAACGATATGTTCCCCAAGAGATTCCATGTACCAGTCCGTATATGTAATAGCAGAAGAGCGGAACGAGTGTGTCATAGCGACTGAG GTATAA